A genome region from Labilibaculum antarcticum includes the following:
- a CDS encoding DMT family transporter: protein MNTQKKAYIFALSAILCWSTVATAFKIALNGMNFLHLLLISSGVAMLFLGSLLLFTSQLQKAFTGNKMDYIRSAGLGFLNPFLYYLVLLKAYSILPAQFALSLNYIWPITLVLLSIPLLKQKIGWKSLLCILVSFSGVLIIANKGSFTSIETPNTYGVVLALSSSLFWALFWLFNVRDAREEKQKLFLNFVFGFLYILISILLFSDFRMPDNKSILAAIYIGIVECGIAYVFWLKALKITSSTDKISNLVFLSPFISLLFVHLIIGESIYLSTLAGLVLIILGIVLQKFIKKSNSIE, encoded by the coding sequence TTGAATACTCAAAAGAAAGCATACATTTTCGCCCTATCCGCAATTCTTTGCTGGTCGACAGTGGCTACTGCATTTAAGATTGCATTAAATGGGATGAATTTTCTTCACCTTCTGCTGATCTCATCAGGAGTTGCAATGCTTTTTTTGGGAAGTTTGCTTTTGTTTACTTCTCAACTACAAAAGGCTTTTACCGGGAATAAAATGGATTATATCCGATCAGCAGGATTGGGATTTTTAAATCCATTTCTTTATTATTTAGTGCTTTTAAAAGCCTATTCGATACTACCGGCACAATTTGCATTGAGTTTGAACTATATCTGGCCAATAACTTTGGTTCTACTCTCTATTCCACTGTTAAAACAAAAGATTGGATGGAAGAGTCTCTTGTGCATATTGGTTAGTTTTTCGGGTGTACTGATTATCGCAAACAAAGGTTCCTTTACATCTATTGAAACTCCAAATACATATGGTGTTGTATTAGCTCTGTCCAGCTCGTTGTTCTGGGCTCTTTTTTGGCTATTCAATGTTCGCGATGCCAGGGAAGAAAAGCAAAAGCTATTTCTTAACTTTGTATTCGGGTTTTTATATATTCTGATATCCATATTGCTGTTTTCAGACTTTAGAATGCCTGATAACAAAAGTATATTGGCTGCAATATATATTGGAATCGTAGAATGTGGAATTGCCTATGTTTTCTGGTTAAAAGCATTAAAAATTACAAGTTCGACGGATAAAATAAGTAATCTGGTTTTTTTGAGCCCCTTTATTTCCCTGCTATTCGTACATCTTATAATCGGAGAATCTATCTATCTTAGTACTCTTGCAGGTCTGGTTCTTATTATTTTAGGAATCGTATTGCAAAAATTTATTAAAAAATCCAATTCAATTGAGTAA
- a CDS encoding bifunctional riboflavin kinase/FAD synthetase, producing the protein MKIYTDLKDFSAINPVVTIGTFDGVHLGHRKVIRRLQELAQKVKGETVIFTFYPHPRLVLNPEDNGLRLINTLEEKKVLLEAAGIDHLVVYPFTKEFSKLTYVEFVEQILVKQLGMKYLVVGYDHRFGHNREGKYEDLKMFADKLNFKIERQDVLNMDAINVSSTKVRTAISEGDIQMANKYLGYRFFIKGDVIDGKKLGHTIGFPTANIDPQESYKLVPKDGVYAVKVDVDDKIYLGMLNIGVRPTVNNQLDNRSIEVHILDFNQDIYYKNITIHFYQRIRNEQFFASLDELKAQLAKDRLKVLSLLG; encoded by the coding sequence ATGAAAATATATACGGATTTAAAAGATTTTTCCGCAATTAATCCAGTTGTAACCATCGGTACTTTTGATGGCGTGCATCTTGGGCACCGCAAAGTGATTCGTCGTTTACAGGAATTGGCTCAAAAAGTGAAGGGTGAAACAGTGATATTTACTTTTTATCCTCACCCAAGACTGGTTTTAAATCCCGAGGACAATGGCTTGCGTTTAATCAATACATTGGAAGAAAAAAAGGTGCTGCTCGAGGCTGCCGGAATTGATCATTTAGTTGTTTACCCGTTTACAAAAGAATTTTCGAAATTGACCTACGTCGAATTCGTTGAGCAGATTTTGGTGAAGCAGTTGGGCATGAAATATCTGGTGGTTGGTTACGATCATCGTTTTGGACACAATCGTGAAGGCAAATATGAGGATTTAAAGATGTTTGCCGATAAGTTAAACTTCAAAATCGAACGTCAGGATGTTCTAAATATGGATGCTATTAATGTGAGCTCTACGAAAGTTCGCACTGCGATCTCAGAAGGTGATATCCAAATGGCAAATAAATATTTGGGCTATCGTTTTTTTATTAAAGGAGATGTTATCGATGGAAAAAAACTGGGGCACACCATAGGATTTCCTACTGCTAACATCGATCCTCAGGAGAGCTATAAATTGGTTCCCAAAGATGGAGTGTATGCCGTAAAGGTTGATGTGGATGATAAAATATACTTGGGAATGCTGAATATTGGTGTTCGACCAACCGTAAATAATCAACTCGACAATCGTTCCATCGAGGTTCATATACTGGATTTTAATCAAGATATCTACTACAAAAATATCACGATTCATTTTTATCAACGCATTCGAAACGAGCAATTTTTCGCCTCTCTCGATGAGTTGAAAGCGCAGTTGGCGAAAGATCGATTGAAAGTTTTAAGCCTGTTGGGATAA
- a CDS encoding HIT family protein: MASIFTKIINSEIPCHKIAEDDNYFAFLDISPLALGHTLVIPKQEVDYIFDLDDDVLSGLHLFAKRVAKAIEKTIVCKRIGIAVIGIEVPHTHIHLVPLNNIGDLNFANPKVEVTTEQLAEIATNIRGNFK; encoded by the coding sequence ATGGCTTCAATTTTCACAAAAATAATAAATAGCGAAATTCCTTGCCACAAAATAGCTGAAGATGATAATTATTTTGCCTTTTTGGATATAAGTCCTTTGGCATTAGGTCATACTTTAGTGATTCCAAAGCAGGAGGTCGATTATATTTTTGATTTGGACGATGATGTTTTAAGTGGATTACATCTTTTCGCTAAGCGTGTGGCTAAGGCCATCGAGAAGACAATTGTGTGCAAGCGAATTGGTATTGCTGTCATTGGCATAGAGGTTCCTCATACTCACATTCATTTGGTGCCATTGAATAATATTGGCGATTTAAATTTTGCGAATCCAAAAGTAGAGGTAACGACTGAGCAATTGGCCGAAATAGCAACTAATATTAGAGGAAATTTTAAATAG
- the greA gene encoding transcription elongation factor GreA, with product MSGYAYVTAEGLKKLRAEVEQLERIERPSISRQIGEAIDKGDLSENAEYDAAKEAQGLLEAKISRLRGILANSRIIDETKIDTSKVQMMNKVTIKNQKNGAVMTYTLVSETEADFKQGKLSINTPIAKGLMGKLVGDVVEIQVPNGLIPFEIVDISL from the coding sequence ATGTCTGGTTATGCGTATGTTACAGCCGAAGGACTAAAAAAATTAAGAGCAGAAGTCGAACAACTGGAACGGATTGAACGTCCAAGTATTTCCAGACAAATCGGTGAAGCAATCGACAAAGGTGATTTGTCGGAAAATGCTGAATACGATGCTGCCAAAGAAGCACAAGGTTTATTGGAGGCTAAAATTTCACGATTACGAGGGATTCTTGCTAATAGTCGAATAATTGATGAGACTAAAATTGATACCTCTAAAGTGCAGATGATGAATAAGGTTACCATTAAGAATCAAAAGAATGGTGCTGTAATGACTTATACTTTGGTATCGGAAACTGAAGCTGATTTTAAGCAAGGAAAATTATCAATTAACACTCCAATAGCTAAAGGCTTAATGGGTAAGCTTGTTGGTGATGTTGTTGAAATTCAGGTTCCTAATGGGTTAATTCCATTCGAAATTGTTGATATTTCATTGTAA
- a CDS encoding TlpA disulfide reductase family protein, translating to MKKLLLALPILLLWACSQKDLVNVEGKIDNAKGKVLYFDRLNTTGAEVIDSVTIEEDGRFEFKVKNTKPEFYLLRLSNGQLITLLAEANESLIVSIKGVDMGKDYTVEGSKGSKLVKELNDKLNETKDHLATIRKDLESKKSDPNYSNISQNLLADYVKALQNQREFSIDFIMKNATSLSSYMALYQKLDDNTYTLNENEDIKYVKIVASSMKALYPEHDYTKAILGNLKVLQKKYNNAKVAKLIADKGTNFPDIKLPNQKGKEISLTSLKGKFIILSFWASQDVNSRKQNRDLKRIYEKFNKKGLEIYQVSIDQDEKLWTKAIQDDQLNWTNVCDTKTGSVNATRLYNIQSVPSNYLLDQKGDIVGKNLFGLALEEKIAQYVK from the coding sequence ATGAAAAAATTATTATTAGCCCTTCCAATCCTTTTATTGTGGGCTTGTAGTCAGAAAGACCTTGTTAATGTTGAAGGTAAAATTGATAATGCTAAAGGCAAAGTATTGTACTTTGACAGATTAAATACAACAGGTGCAGAAGTAATAGACTCTGTCACAATTGAGGAAGACGGTCGATTTGAATTTAAGGTGAAAAACACCAAACCTGAATTTTATTTATTACGCCTTTCTAACGGTCAATTAATTACCTTATTAGCTGAAGCAAATGAAAGTCTTATCGTTTCTATTAAGGGAGTAGATATGGGGAAAGATTATACCGTTGAAGGTTCTAAAGGCTCTAAGTTAGTGAAAGAATTGAACGACAAACTTAACGAAACCAAAGATCACCTTGCTACTATTCGTAAAGATTTAGAATCGAAGAAAAGTGATCCCAACTATTCCAATATTTCGCAAAACCTATTAGCTGATTACGTGAAAGCACTTCAAAATCAAAGAGAGTTTTCGATTGATTTTATCATGAAAAATGCAACTTCATTATCAAGCTATATGGCTTTGTATCAAAAATTAGACGACAACACCTATACTTTGAACGAGAACGAAGACATTAAGTATGTTAAAATCGTTGCTTCCTCGATGAAAGCCTTGTATCCTGAGCATGATTACACCAAAGCTATTTTGGGTAATTTGAAAGTTTTACAAAAGAAGTACAATAATGCTAAGGTTGCCAAATTAATTGCAGATAAAGGAACCAATTTCCCTGATATCAAGCTTCCCAACCAAAAGGGAAAAGAAATTAGTCTTACCTCATTAAAAGGAAAGTTTATTATTTTAAGTTTCTGGGCTTCTCAAGATGTAAACTCTCGCAAACAAAACAGAGATTTAAAGAGGATTTACGAAAAATTCAATAAAAAAGGATTGGAAATTTATCAGGTTTCTATTGATCAGGATGAGAAATTATGGACTAAAGCCATTCAGGATGATCAATTAAACTGGACTAATGTGTGCGATACAAAAACCGGAAGCGTAAATGCTACAAGACTTTACAACATTCAATCTGTACCATCAAACTATTTGTTGGATCAGAAAGGTGATATTGTTGGAAAAAATCTTTTTGGTTTGGCACTTGAAGAGAAAATAGCACAATACGTTAAGTAG
- a CDS encoding tetratricopeptide repeat protein — MKKIIVSILILISFLGSEYAYSQQSIQTDSQLAFNYFRDKEYRPASSLFYNLHKITRSRTYFNYYIDCLIQLENFQEAEKAIKKEIKKNPDDRSFLIDLGYVYKTAGESEKSLDEYNNVLDQLIPVKSEITNIANAFMSKREYDFAIKTYEKGRVLINQEHLFHLEMANIFLSQRDFEKMVSEYLLALTIDPTQLKLVQNHLQSALFQDINSSLDPILKNQLLHKIQTETENLQFKELLQWYFMQKKQFNAAFTQARSIDLIGKEDGFRLLSLAIASSTNDDFETALKCYQLVINKGSASPNYINARMGDLETQYLMLQKHKPASKLEWIELSEQYQKFFAEENNPVVTSNAIIQYAHINSFELNNSAKSIELLEKALGSSGINPQNKSKLKLELADIKLFADEKWDAILLYSQIEKSEKNNSIGFEAKFRKAKVSYFMGELKWAKAQLDALKGSTSKLIANDAIYLSQLISDNSTLDTSYTAMRTFAEAEFLVYQRKDSLAILKLDELLKNHPGHSLTDEVYFLKFKIYSEANKTEQAILSLSKIIEEHPYEILAAKALFTQGELFEKGNKAEQAMENYKILVTEYPDSIYSIEARKKLSELRK, encoded by the coding sequence TTGAAAAAAATTATCGTAAGCATACTTATTCTGATATCCTTCTTAGGGTCTGAATATGCCTATTCCCAACAAAGTATCCAAACTGACAGTCAGTTGGCTTTTAACTACTTTCGTGATAAAGAATATAGACCAGCATCTTCACTATTCTATAATCTACATAAGATTACGCGCTCAAGAACCTACTTCAACTACTATATTGACTGTTTAATTCAGCTGGAAAATTTTCAGGAAGCAGAAAAAGCGATTAAAAAGGAAATAAAGAAAAATCCTGACGACAGAAGTTTTTTGATTGATCTGGGATATGTTTACAAAACCGCAGGAGAAAGTGAAAAAAGTTTGGACGAGTACAATAACGTCTTAGATCAACTAATTCCTGTTAAAAGTGAAATTACCAACATCGCAAATGCTTTCATGAGCAAACGAGAATATGATTTTGCGATTAAAACTTACGAAAAGGGTCGAGTACTGATTAATCAAGAGCATCTCTTCCACCTGGAAATGGCAAATATTTTTCTATCACAGAGAGATTTTGAAAAGATGGTATCGGAATATTTATTAGCACTCACCATTGATCCAACACAATTAAAATTGGTGCAAAATCATTTGCAGTCTGCTCTCTTTCAAGATATCAATTCAAGTTTAGATCCCATTCTAAAGAATCAATTATTACATAAAATACAAACAGAAACCGAAAATTTACAATTCAAGGAATTGTTGCAATGGTATTTTATGCAGAAAAAGCAATTCAACGCAGCATTCACTCAGGCAAGATCAATAGATTTAATTGGCAAAGAGGATGGATTTCGATTGCTCTCATTGGCTATTGCATCAAGTACTAATGATGATTTCGAAACAGCTCTTAAATGCTATCAACTAGTTATAAATAAAGGATCGGCATCGCCTAATTATATAAATGCCCGTATGGGAGACTTGGAAACTCAATATTTGATGCTCCAAAAACATAAGCCGGCCTCCAAATTGGAATGGATAGAACTTTCAGAACAATATCAAAAATTCTTTGCTGAAGAGAATAACCCAGTTGTAACCAGCAATGCGATAATTCAATACGCTCACATCAATTCTTTTGAATTGAATAATTCAGCAAAATCAATTGAGCTTTTAGAAAAAGCATTAGGAAGCTCGGGAATAAATCCACAAAACAAGTCGAAACTAAAACTTGAGCTAGCAGATATAAAGCTATTTGCAGACGAAAAATGGGATGCAATTTTATTGTATTCACAAATAGAAAAATCAGAAAAAAACAATTCTATCGGCTTCGAAGCCAAATTTAGGAAAGCCAAAGTATCCTACTTTATGGGCGAATTAAAATGGGCAAAAGCTCAACTTGATGCGCTAAAAGGCAGCACATCAAAATTAATTGCTAACGATGCAATTTATCTGTCTCAATTAATAAGTGACAATTCTACCCTAGACACAAGTTACACGGCAATGAGAACTTTTGCTGAAGCAGAATTTCTAGTGTATCAAAGAAAGGATTCGTTAGCGATTCTTAAATTGGATGAATTGCTTAAAAACCATCCAGGACATTCACTTACAGATGAAGTTTATTTCTTGAAATTTAAAATTTACAGTGAGGCGAATAAAACCGAGCAGGCAATTCTTTCATTGTCCAAAATTATTGAAGAACATCCTTACGAAATATTGGCTGCAAAGGCTTTATTCACACAAGGTGAATTATTCGAAAAAGGAAACAAGGCCGAACAGGCGATGGAGAATTACAAAATTCTGGTGACTGAATATCCCGATAGCATTTACTCTATTGAAGCCCGTAAAAAACTAAGTGAGCTAAGAAAGTAA
- a CDS encoding sodium-translocating pyrophosphatase, whose protein sequence is MKKALLLLVFGVFLTPFASFASEADLVVPDLRQSVFDGLGGINGWDLLFYGIIVIVLGLLFGMIQFKRIKKLPVHHSMAKVSNIIYETCKIYLLQQGKFLIILFLIIGTAISYYFIGLAHVSIPKTMLILLWTVLGILGSYGVAWFGIRINTYANSRTSFAALKQKPFDVMSIPLRAGMSVGLLLICVELIMMISILLFIPGESAGACFVGFAIGESLGAAALRIAGGIFTKIADIGADLMKLVFKIGEDDPRNPGVIADCTGDNAGDSVGPTADGFETYGVTGVALITFIILMFGETGLMPNVGFASTLIVWIFAMRVLMIFTSVFAYLINQAIAKARYSQVDRFNFESPLTSLVWITSIISIIVTYALSYILIKDLPEELWWKLSTIISCGTLAAAVIPELTKAFTSSSSRHVQEIVIASREGGASLTILSGMVAGNFSAFWKGMVMMALMATAFYTVQDIAIFGDYPGIFAFGLVAFGFLGMGPVTIAVDSYGPVTDNAQSVFELSQIEKIPNIKEEILRDFGFEPNFVTGKHNLEENDSAGNTFKATAKPVLIGTAVIGATTMIFAIILLLKKTILLNGESLLQIQLTDPSVILGLITGGAVIFWFSGASMQAVTTGAYRAVEYIKENIDLDKTEADLEDSKNVVKICTQYAQTGMWNIFAVILCLTLAFAFFSPNFFVAYLISIAIFGLFQAMYMANAGGAWDNAKKVVEVDLKEKNTPLHDATIIGDTVGDPYKDTSSVALNPIIKFSTLFGLLAAEIAIELIVQSDRTGEMNYAPYIGVVFLAVGLYFVYRSFYGMRIPAKEVKTPNPQIIHEETQMGSNHQDPLKVNVAGKTRK, encoded by the coding sequence ATGAAAAAAGCATTATTACTACTAGTGTTCGGGGTATTTCTCACTCCTTTCGCAAGTTTTGCCAGTGAAGCAGACTTAGTTGTTCCGGATTTAAGACAGAGTGTTTTTGACGGACTGGGTGGCATTAATGGTTGGGACTTGTTATTTTATGGCATTATAGTTATTGTTCTGGGTCTGTTATTCGGAATGATTCAGTTTAAGAGAATTAAAAAACTGCCAGTGCATCATTCAATGGCAAAAGTTTCCAATATTATTTACGAAACCTGCAAAATATACCTGTTGCAACAAGGTAAATTTCTAATTATTCTCTTTCTTATAATTGGTACTGCTATTTCCTACTATTTTATTGGTTTGGCACATGTTTCCATTCCGAAAACCATGCTTATTCTTCTTTGGACTGTACTGGGGATATTAGGATCGTATGGTGTAGCCTGGTTTGGAATCAGGATAAATACCTATGCAAACAGTCGTACCTCTTTTGCTGCTCTTAAGCAAAAGCCTTTCGATGTAATGTCGATTCCTTTACGAGCAGGAATGAGCGTAGGACTTCTTTTGATTTGCGTTGAATTAATAATGATGATCTCAATTTTGCTTTTTATACCTGGCGAAAGTGCCGGAGCTTGTTTTGTAGGATTTGCAATTGGTGAATCATTGGGTGCTGCAGCCTTACGAATTGCTGGTGGTATCTTTACCAAGATTGCAGATATTGGTGCCGATTTAATGAAACTTGTTTTCAAAATTGGTGAAGATGATCCAAGAAACCCTGGAGTTATTGCCGATTGTACGGGTGATAATGCAGGGGATAGTGTAGGTCCTACTGCCGATGGGTTTGAAACTTACGGTGTTACGGGAGTTGCATTAATAACCTTTATCATTTTAATGTTTGGCGAAACAGGTTTAATGCCTAATGTCGGTTTTGCATCGACACTTATTGTTTGGATTTTTGCTATGCGTGTACTGATGATTTTCACTTCGGTATTTGCTTACCTAATTAATCAAGCCATTGCTAAAGCCAGATATAGTCAGGTTGATCGTTTCAATTTCGAGTCTCCTCTAACTTCTTTAGTATGGATTACATCTATTATTTCCATTATTGTGACTTATGCTTTAAGCTATATCCTTATTAAGGATCTTCCTGAAGAATTATGGTGGAAACTCTCAACAATAATCTCCTGTGGAACTTTAGCGGCAGCAGTGATTCCGGAATTGACCAAAGCGTTTACCAGTTCAAGCTCCCGCCATGTGCAAGAAATTGTAATTGCTTCACGTGAAGGCGGTGCATCTTTAACTATTCTTTCGGGGATGGTAGCCGGTAATTTCTCAGCTTTTTGGAAAGGTATGGTGATGATGGCGTTGATGGCAACCGCATTTTACACCGTTCAGGACATTGCGATTTTTGGCGATTACCCAGGAATTTTTGCCTTTGGATTAGTAGCATTTGGTTTCTTAGGTATGGGACCTGTTACTATCGCAGTTGATAGTTATGGCCCAGTAACCGATAATGCTCAATCGGTTTTCGAACTATCTCAGATCGAAAAAATTCCGAATATTAAGGAAGAGATTCTTAGGGATTTTGGATTTGAACCGAATTTTGTAACTGGGAAACACAATTTGGAAGAGAATGATTCTGCAGGAAATACTTTTAAAGCCACAGCAAAACCAGTATTAATTGGTACTGCAGTTATTGGAGCAACTACAATGATATTTGCGATTATTCTCCTGCTTAAGAAAACGATTCTCTTGAATGGTGAATCATTACTGCAAATTCAATTAACCGATCCATCGGTTATTCTGGGTTTAATTACCGGTGGTGCCGTGATATTCTGGTTCTCGGGCGCATCGATGCAAGCTGTTACAACAGGTGCTTATCGTGCGGTTGAATATATTAAAGAGAACATCGATTTGGACAAAACGGAAGCTGATCTTGAAGACTCTAAAAATGTTGTGAAGATTTGTACTCAATATGCACAAACAGGAATGTGGAATATTTTTGCTGTAATTCTTTGTCTGACATTGGCATTTGCGTTTTTTAGTCCGAACTTCTTTGTTGCTTACCTAATTTCCATTGCCATTTTCGGTTTGTTTCAGGCTATGTATATGGCCAATGCCGGTGGTGCATGGGACAATGCAAAAAAAGTAGTTGAAGTTGATTTAAAAGAGAAAAACACTCCTTTACACGATGCAACAATTATTGGTGATACTGTTGGTGATCCATACAAGGACACTTCATCGGTAGCCTTAAATCCAATTATTAAATTCTCTACTTTATTTGGATTATTGGCAGCCGAAATTGCTATTGAATTAATCGTTCAGTCGGATAGAACCGGAGAAATGAATTACGCCCCTTACATTGGAGTTGTTTTCTTAGCAGTTGGATTGTACTTCGTATACCGTTCTTTCTACGGAATGAGAATTCCGGCAAAGGAAGTAAAAACGCCCAATCCTCAGATCATACATGAGGAAACACAAATGGGAAGTAATCATCAAGATCCACTAAAAGTGAATGTAGCTGGCAAAACGAGAAAATAG
- the ruvC gene encoding crossover junction endodeoxyribonuclease RuvC — protein MSNDRIIMGIDPGTNLMGYGLIRIVDKKPQILVSGVLDLKKITDPYIKLQKIFQRTLQVIDEYKPDELAIESQFFGKNVQSMLKLGRAQGVAISAALHRNIPIFEYAPKKIKLAISGTGLASKEQLATILQRFFNLKEFPQNMDETDAIAIAMCHFFQGNAIATKSKPKSWADFVKKNPDRVK, from the coding sequence TTGAGTAACGACAGAATAATTATGGGAATCGATCCTGGCACCAACTTAATGGGCTACGGACTAATCAGAATTGTAGACAAAAAACCACAAATCTTGGTTTCGGGTGTCTTAGATCTCAAAAAAATTACGGATCCCTACATTAAACTCCAGAAAATTTTTCAACGTACTCTGCAGGTAATCGATGAATACAAACCTGATGAACTAGCCATTGAATCGCAGTTTTTCGGCAAAAATGTTCAGTCGATGCTGAAATTAGGACGAGCGCAAGGCGTAGCAATATCAGCCGCTTTGCATCGAAACATTCCTATTTTTGAATATGCACCTAAAAAAATTAAACTTGCGATTTCCGGCACTGGATTAGCCTCGAAAGAACAATTGGCAACCATTCTTCAGCGTTTCTTTAATCTGAAAGAATTTCCTCAAAATATGGATGAGACGGATGCAATTGCAATTGCGATGTGTCATTTTTTTCAAGGAAATGCAATTGCCACCAAAAGCAAACCAAAATCATGGGCTGATTTTGTAAAAAAGAATCCAGACCGAGTTAAGTAA
- a CDS encoding UDP-2,3-diacylglucosamine diphosphatase, with protein sequence MTFTNLSQTVMIEKKNIYFASDVHLGAPALQNNREREKLFVKWLDQVKDDAECIYLMGDIFDFWFEYKRAVPRGFTRVLGKIAEITDSGIPVHFFTGNHDIWVFDYLPTEIGVIVHRDIVKTEIKGKKFFLGHGDGLGPFDRNYKILKKIFTSSFLQWSFARIHPNLSIWLAHKWSGHSRLRDGKVEADDYRGDDKEWLVLFAQDELKKEHYDYFVFGHRHMPCNVDLNGKSRYINTGDWVTHFTYAVFDGENMEVKEYEKPTIGC encoded by the coding sequence ATGACATTTACAAACTTGTCTCAGACAGTAATGATCGAGAAAAAAAATATATACTTTGCATCAGACGTACATCTTGGTGCCCCTGCCTTACAGAATAATCGCGAACGCGAGAAATTGTTTGTAAAGTGGCTTGATCAGGTTAAAGATGATGCGGAATGCATTTATTTAATGGGGGATATTTTTGATTTCTGGTTTGAATACAAACGTGCTGTTCCGAGAGGATTTACACGTGTTTTAGGCAAGATTGCTGAAATTACAGACTCTGGTATTCCCGTACATTTCTTTACTGGAAACCACGACATTTGGGTGTTCGATTATTTACCCACTGAGATTGGAGTAATTGTTCATCGGGACATCGTAAAAACTGAGATTAAAGGGAAAAAGTTTTTCTTAGGTCATGGAGATGGACTGGGACCATTCGACAGGAATTACAAAATATTAAAGAAAATTTTCACAAGCTCCTTTTTACAATGGTCATTTGCTCGTATCCATCCTAATTTATCCATTTGGCTGGCCCATAAATGGTCGGGACACAGCAGATTAAGAGATGGAAAAGTGGAAGCTGACGATTACCGTGGTGACGACAAAGAATGGTTGGTGCTTTTCGCACAAGATGAACTGAAGAAGGAACATTACGATTATTTTGTATTTGGACACCGGCACATGCCTTGTAATGTGGATTTGAATGGAAAAAGTCGATATATCAATACCGGTGATTGGGTAACTCATTTTACCTACGCAGTATTCGATGGAGAAAATATGGAAGTTAAAGAATACGAAAAACCAACGATTGGCTGCTAA
- a CDS encoding DUF4286 family protein — translation MIIYNTSYLIENSMEKDFCEWMKAKFIPLLKETGTFSSSYFCKVMVATEDDGLTYSLQLLFKNKDLFTKYLCSFEPRTKAVFQAKYKTDVMTFSTLLEEA, via the coding sequence ATGATTATTTACAATACCAGCTATTTGATCGAAAATTCGATGGAGAAAGATTTTTGTGAATGGATGAAAGCAAAATTTATTCCTTTACTAAAAGAAACCGGAACTTTCTCGTCCAGTTATTTTTGCAAAGTAATGGTTGCAACCGAAGATGATGGATTGACGTATTCCCTTCAGCTTCTGTTTAAAAACAAAGATCTGTTCACAAAATACCTCTGCAGTTTCGAGCCAAGAACAAAGGCTGTTTTTCAAGCAAAATACAAAACTGACGTAATGACTTTTTCAACCTTATTAGAAGAAGCTTAA